A genomic stretch from Parus major isolate Abel chromosome 28, Parus_major1.1, whole genome shotgun sequence includes:
- the ANKRD24 gene encoding ankyrin repeat domain-containing protein 24 isoform X2, producing the protein MKSLKARFKKADSQDWTKNDEKLLQAVDYNDAGRVTSLLLRKGLVPTKLDSEGKSAFHLAATRGNVDCLEAMLAHGVDAMTKDSSGYTALHLASKHGHPQCVSKLLQASCPVDVADGSGRTALHLAAASGCISCSEILCDFKAPLNSKDKDGSTPLILAAKMSHSELCRYLLHRGAAVNCRDLQGRTALMLACESGSVDTVEVLVSAGARVAVVDATGHDAAHYGLATGNALIQHLLQEAAQRRSWASEEESTEQTSQTSSPSQSSVREKNSTPRKRKAPLPPLGTSSQEDRDAYEEIVRLRQERAQFLQKIRGLEQQEKQRRERAELDESSLRSMEKQIRELEEQLVARDGEKDKLGKEVEALRSRLSSMENEKENTSYDIETLQDEEGVPLEFPGAEMLLSKKTLSPSAEELLATLQGQVQSLTVQNKELREKIQVLENYERDESSPAAPGDVVPASLYQALQRELERLRAQGREATARAGGVGQHGASEPIPEGTGGLRPAEEAAWAWGECKVALRELGVQTSSSSSPSGERELGAELAEARAALKRAQTELEERERRLKELQARLEAAASPGASVEEASREKEALLERCRRAEAEAEALRRELAARPRDAPGAAEAEARLAELRAALARREAELGALRERLREHEEEAPAWLQRAQAEGWVPRDEHARATATLQEQARALRERLAQLEATANAKAREASKLQAELAVAVPRAQHEAAEAGLRAEAAALAQRLQELERRHEKTCEEVFRVQRQALFMKSERQAAEDRLGAVQKQLEQAQDEARRLRELHGHAEDAARLVRDRDRKITELSKEVFRLKEALNALPESGGPPQSPPNTAALQAQIRALEEKLEETETRHSKVVTLYRSHLLYAVQGHMDEDVQRLLCQILRMQRLQEQGR; encoded by the exons ATGAAGAGCCTGAAGGCCAGGTTCAAGAAGGCAGAT AGCCAGGACTGGACCAAGAACGACgagaagctgctgcaggccGTGGACTACAACGATGCCGGGCGGGTCACGTCACTCCTGCTCCGCAAGGGCCTGGTGCCCACCAAGCTGGACTCGGAGGGCAAATCAGC GTTCCACCTGGCTGCCACGCGGGGCAACGTGGACTGCCTGGAAGCGATGCTGGCCCACGGTGTGGATGCCATGACCAAGGACAGCTCGG GTTACACTGCCCTGCACTTGGCCTCCAAGCACGGCCACCCTCAGTGTGTCAGCAAACTGCTGCAG GCCTCCTGCCCCGTGGATGTGGCCGATGGCAGCGGCAGGACCGCGCTGCACCTGGCGG CTGCCAGCGGCTGCATCTCCTGCTCCGAGATCCTCTGTGACTTCAAGGCTCCCTTGAACAGCAAGGACAAG GACGGCTCCACGCCGCTGATCCTGGCTGCCAAGATGAGCCACTCGGAGCTGTGCCGGTACCTCCTGCACCGCGGGGCCGCCGTCAACTGCCGGGACCTGCAGGGCAG GACAGCCCTGATGCTGGCCTGCGAGAGCGGCAGCGTGGACACCGTGGAGGTGCTGGTCAGCGCCGGCGCCCGCGTGGCCGTGGTGGATGCCACCGGCCACGACGCCGCTCACTACGGGCTAGCCACGGGCAACGCTCTCatccagcacctcctgcaggAGGCGGCCCAGCGCCGCTCCTGGGCCAGCG AAGAGGAGTCGACTGAGCAGACATCGCAG ACGTCTTCGCCCAGCCAGTCGTCCGTCAGGGAGAAGAACAGCACCCCGAGGAAGAGGAAGgcccctctgcctcccctggGCACCTCCAGCCAG GAGGACCGGGATGCCTACGAGGAGATCGTGCGGCTGCGGCAGGAGAGGGCCCAGTTCCTGCAGAAGATccggggcttggagcagcaggagaagcagagacGGGAG CGGGCAGAGCTGGATGAGAGCTCCCTGCGCTCCATGGAGAAGCAG ATccgggagctggaggagcagctggtggCACGGGATGGGGAGAAGGACAAGCTGGGCAAGGAGGTGGAGGCTCTGCGGAGCCGCCTGTCCTCGATGGAG AATGAGAAGGAGAACACGAGCTATGACATCGAGACGCTGCAGGACGAGGAGGGGGTCCCACTCGAGTTCCCAG gagCGGAGATGCTGCTCTCCAAGAAGACACTGAGCCCCTCGGccgaggagctgctggccacACTCCAGGGGCAGGTGCAGTCCCTGACCGTGCAGAACaaggagctgagggagaaaATCCAG GTGCTGGAGAACTACGAGCGGGACGAGAGCAGCCCCGCTGCCCCGGGGGACGTGGTGCCCGCCAGTCTGTACCAGGCCCTGCAGCGGGAGCTGGAGCGGCTGCGGGCGCAGGGCAGGGAGGCCACGGCGCGGGCCGGAGGGGTCGGGCAGCACGGGGCCTCGGAGCCCATCCCGGAGGGAACCGGGGGGCTACGCCCTGCTGAGGAGGCAGCCTGGGCTTGGGGAGAGTGCAAGGTGGccctgagagagctgggggtgcagacatcctcctcctcctcaccctctgGTGAGCGGGAGCTGGGCGCGGAGCTGGCAGAGGCGCGGGCGGCCCTGAAGCGGGCACAAACCGAGCTGGAGGAGCGGGAGCGGcggctgaaggagctgcaggccCGGCTGGAGGCCGCAGCCTCGCCGGGAGCCTCCGTGGAGGAGGCGTCACGGGAGAAGGAAGCACTGCTGGAGCGCTGCAGGCGCGCTGAGGCCGAGGCCGAGGCTCTGCGGCGGGAGCTGGCGGCGAGGCCACGGGATGCGCCGGGAGCGGCGGAGGCCGAGGCACGGCTGGCGGAGCTCCGGGCCGCGCTGGCGCGCAGGGAGGCCGAGCTGGGCGCGCTGCGGGAGCGGCTGCGGGAGCACGAGGAGGAGGCCCCGGCGTGGCTGCAGCGGGCGCAGGCCGAGGGCTGGGTGCCCCGAGACGAGCACGCCCGCGCCACGGCCACGCTGCAGGAGCAGGCGCGGGCCCTGCGGGAGCGCCTGGCGCAGCTGGAGGCCACGGCCAACGCCAAAGCCCGCGAGGCCTCgaagctgcaggcagagctggcgGTGGCCGTGCCGCGGGCCCAGCACGAGGCGGCCGAGGCCGGGCTGCgggcggaggcggcggcgctGGCGCAgcggctgcaggagctggagcggCGGCACGAGAAGACGTGCGAGGAGGTGTTCCGTGTGCAGCGGCAGGCGCTGTTCATGAAGAGCGAGCGGCAGGCGGCGGAGGACAGGCTGGGCGCCgtgcagaagcagctggagcaggccCAGGACGAGGCGCGGCGGCTGCGGGAGCTGCATGGCCACGCTGAAGATGCGGCACGGCTggtcagggacagggacaggaag ATCACGGAGCTCTCCAAGGAGGTTTTCAGGCTGAAGGAAGCCCTGAACGCCCTCCCCGAGTCAGGGGGGCCTCCACAATCCCCACCCAACACGGCCGCGCTCCAGGCCCAGATCCGGGCGctggaggagaagctggag gagacagAGACGAGGCACAGCAAGGTGGTGACGCTGTACCGGAGCCACCTGCTCTATGCCGTACAG GGCCACATGGACGAAGACGTGCAGAGACTCTTGTGCCAGATCCTGAGGATGCAgcggctgcaggagcagggcagatgA
- the ANKRD24 gene encoding ankyrin repeat domain-containing protein 24 isoform X1, producing MASSRRLLLSTMKQICLCAAASFASQDWTKNDEKLLQAVDYNDAGRVTSLLLRKGLVPTKLDSEGKSAFHLAATRGNVDCLEAMLAHGVDAMTKDSSGYTALHLASKHGHPQCVSKLLQASCPVDVADGSGRTALHLAAASGCISCSEILCDFKAPLNSKDKDGSTPLILAAKMSHSELCRYLLHRGAAVNCRDLQGRTALMLACESGSVDTVEVLVSAGARVAVVDATGHDAAHYGLATGNALIQHLLQEAAQRRSWASEEESTEQTSQTSSPSQSSVREKNSTPRKRKAPLPPLGTSSQEDRDAYEEIVRLRQERAQFLQKIRGLEQQEKQRRERAELDESSLRSMEKQIRELEEQLVARDGEKDKLGKEVEALRSRLSSMENEKENTSYDIETLQDEEGVPLEFPGAEMLLSKKTLSPSAEELLATLQGQVQSLTVQNKELREKIQVLENYERDESSPAAPGDVVPASLYQALQRELERLRAQGREATARAGGVGQHGASEPIPEGTGGLRPAEEAAWAWGECKVALRELGVQTSSSSSPSGERELGAELAEARAALKRAQTELEERERRLKELQARLEAAASPGASVEEASREKEALLERCRRAEAEAEALRRELAARPRDAPGAAEAEARLAELRAALARREAELGALRERLREHEEEAPAWLQRAQAEGWVPRDEHARATATLQEQARALRERLAQLEATANAKAREASKLQAELAVAVPRAQHEAAEAGLRAEAAALAQRLQELERRHEKTCEEVFRVQRQALFMKSERQAAEDRLGAVQKQLEQAQDEARRLRELHGHAEDAARLVRDRDRKITELSKEVFRLKEALNALPESGGPPQSPPNTAALQAQIRALEEKLEETETRHSKVVTLYRSHLLYAVQGHMDEDVQRLLCQILRMQRLQEQGR from the exons ATGGCGTCCTCCCGCCGCCTCCTGCTCAGCACCATGAAGCAGATCTGCCTTTGTGCCGCCGCCTCCTTCGCG AGCCAGGACTGGACCAAGAACGACgagaagctgctgcaggccGTGGACTACAACGATGCCGGGCGGGTCACGTCACTCCTGCTCCGCAAGGGCCTGGTGCCCACCAAGCTGGACTCGGAGGGCAAATCAGC GTTCCACCTGGCTGCCACGCGGGGCAACGTGGACTGCCTGGAAGCGATGCTGGCCCACGGTGTGGATGCCATGACCAAGGACAGCTCGG GTTACACTGCCCTGCACTTGGCCTCCAAGCACGGCCACCCTCAGTGTGTCAGCAAACTGCTGCAG GCCTCCTGCCCCGTGGATGTGGCCGATGGCAGCGGCAGGACCGCGCTGCACCTGGCGG CTGCCAGCGGCTGCATCTCCTGCTCCGAGATCCTCTGTGACTTCAAGGCTCCCTTGAACAGCAAGGACAAG GACGGCTCCACGCCGCTGATCCTGGCTGCCAAGATGAGCCACTCGGAGCTGTGCCGGTACCTCCTGCACCGCGGGGCCGCCGTCAACTGCCGGGACCTGCAGGGCAG GACAGCCCTGATGCTGGCCTGCGAGAGCGGCAGCGTGGACACCGTGGAGGTGCTGGTCAGCGCCGGCGCCCGCGTGGCCGTGGTGGATGCCACCGGCCACGACGCCGCTCACTACGGGCTAGCCACGGGCAACGCTCTCatccagcacctcctgcaggAGGCGGCCCAGCGCCGCTCCTGGGCCAGCG AAGAGGAGTCGACTGAGCAGACATCGCAG ACGTCTTCGCCCAGCCAGTCGTCCGTCAGGGAGAAGAACAGCACCCCGAGGAAGAGGAAGgcccctctgcctcccctggGCACCTCCAGCCAG GAGGACCGGGATGCCTACGAGGAGATCGTGCGGCTGCGGCAGGAGAGGGCCCAGTTCCTGCAGAAGATccggggcttggagcagcaggagaagcagagacGGGAG CGGGCAGAGCTGGATGAGAGCTCCCTGCGCTCCATGGAGAAGCAG ATccgggagctggaggagcagctggtggCACGGGATGGGGAGAAGGACAAGCTGGGCAAGGAGGTGGAGGCTCTGCGGAGCCGCCTGTCCTCGATGGAG AATGAGAAGGAGAACACGAGCTATGACATCGAGACGCTGCAGGACGAGGAGGGGGTCCCACTCGAGTTCCCAG gagCGGAGATGCTGCTCTCCAAGAAGACACTGAGCCCCTCGGccgaggagctgctggccacACTCCAGGGGCAGGTGCAGTCCCTGACCGTGCAGAACaaggagctgagggagaaaATCCAG GTGCTGGAGAACTACGAGCGGGACGAGAGCAGCCCCGCTGCCCCGGGGGACGTGGTGCCCGCCAGTCTGTACCAGGCCCTGCAGCGGGAGCTGGAGCGGCTGCGGGCGCAGGGCAGGGAGGCCACGGCGCGGGCCGGAGGGGTCGGGCAGCACGGGGCCTCGGAGCCCATCCCGGAGGGAACCGGGGGGCTACGCCCTGCTGAGGAGGCAGCCTGGGCTTGGGGAGAGTGCAAGGTGGccctgagagagctgggggtgcagacatcctcctcctcctcaccctctgGTGAGCGGGAGCTGGGCGCGGAGCTGGCAGAGGCGCGGGCGGCCCTGAAGCGGGCACAAACCGAGCTGGAGGAGCGGGAGCGGcggctgaaggagctgcaggccCGGCTGGAGGCCGCAGCCTCGCCGGGAGCCTCCGTGGAGGAGGCGTCACGGGAGAAGGAAGCACTGCTGGAGCGCTGCAGGCGCGCTGAGGCCGAGGCCGAGGCTCTGCGGCGGGAGCTGGCGGCGAGGCCACGGGATGCGCCGGGAGCGGCGGAGGCCGAGGCACGGCTGGCGGAGCTCCGGGCCGCGCTGGCGCGCAGGGAGGCCGAGCTGGGCGCGCTGCGGGAGCGGCTGCGGGAGCACGAGGAGGAGGCCCCGGCGTGGCTGCAGCGGGCGCAGGCCGAGGGCTGGGTGCCCCGAGACGAGCACGCCCGCGCCACGGCCACGCTGCAGGAGCAGGCGCGGGCCCTGCGGGAGCGCCTGGCGCAGCTGGAGGCCACGGCCAACGCCAAAGCCCGCGAGGCCTCgaagctgcaggcagagctggcgGTGGCCGTGCCGCGGGCCCAGCACGAGGCGGCCGAGGCCGGGCTGCgggcggaggcggcggcgctGGCGCAgcggctgcaggagctggagcggCGGCACGAGAAGACGTGCGAGGAGGTGTTCCGTGTGCAGCGGCAGGCGCTGTTCATGAAGAGCGAGCGGCAGGCGGCGGAGGACAGGCTGGGCGCCgtgcagaagcagctggagcaggccCAGGACGAGGCGCGGCGGCTGCGGGAGCTGCATGGCCACGCTGAAGATGCGGCACGGCTggtcagggacagggacaggaag ATCACGGAGCTCTCCAAGGAGGTTTTCAGGCTGAAGGAAGCCCTGAACGCCCTCCCCGAGTCAGGGGGGCCTCCACAATCCCCACCCAACACGGCCGCGCTCCAGGCCCAGATCCGGGCGctggaggagaagctggag gagacagAGACGAGGCACAGCAAGGTGGTGACGCTGTACCGGAGCCACCTGCTCTATGCCGTACAG GGCCACATGGACGAAGACGTGCAGAGACTCTTGTGCCAGATCCTGAGGATGCAgcggctgcaggagcagggcagatgA